In the Castor canadensis chromosome 1, mCasCan1.hap1v2, whole genome shotgun sequence genome, ACACTCTAATGTCTACCTTTTGTATTCACCTCCTCATTTAATACACAACTGGCATCCTGTTAGATTCTTCTTAGAGTGGGACCCTAAGAATAATTTCATtgagaaaacatttattatagTACCAGTTTGATGTTTTTAAACAGTATCTAATCtctaaaaagagagaagaaaacaaaaaccttcccAAAAACAAAACTTATCACTACATAAAGAAGAGTATATGCTTGACACTGAAGTGCCTGCCCATCTATCTAGTTTTACCTAAACATTTTAGGTGTATGAAAATATCCTAATTTTGAAAAGGTAAACTTGTAAAACTGCTGCAATGCTAGTTCAAGTCCAGGCATAATCTATGAAGCATCTTACATAATCATCACGGTGGTTCTCTGTGATTTAGATGACATCTGACCTTTTGTTAGCTTTCTGTTAGCCATAAGCACAGTTGGCATCATTTCCATGAATCCAGAGGCAAATCTGGGCATATTTGAGGGGAGTGATGCGAACAGCGACATTATAATCCTTCTGAACCCCGTGGACGTCCACCCACTGGTGGCCTGAATAGACCGCGATGACTTTGCGCTTCCAGTTCTTTTTGTCTGGCTCTTTCAGACGCAGGTAGACCCCAGAGCCAGTGGAACCCGACTCAGCATCGCAGTATTGATAGAGGAGATCGTTGGATTCATCAGAAACGCTACAAAACCGATAGACCAACTGATCGTCCCTGTCGTTATCAAATCCGGAGAAGTGGATCATTCCGCCTGGCATCTTCGTGACGGTGGGGCTGATTCCGAGttccatgtatttctttttatgagCCCGCTTCAGCTCCAGGACAGCGTAGTCATAGTCCATGCCAGGGTCTCCACTCCCTCCTTTTGCCCAGCCTTTAGGAATGTGGGTGTTCTTGACCCGGGTCCACTGGAAGGAGGGCCTCCCTTCAGAGACTTTCTGACCCCGACcagattcttttctttgtctcccaCCCGTAGCTCTCTCCTGCACGTTCTCTTTGGCACCTTCTCTTTGGTCACCACCATTAGCTTCTCTCCTGCTCCTCTTAGGACCTCTACGTTTCTTGCGGCCACCTTTATTTCTCATCTTCAGCAATCCTACTCTTAGCTTCTTACTTCCTTTGACATAGTCCTTTCCATCATGAACACAGTGGGCAGCTGTCAGGACGTGATTGGGGGAAATGAGAACGCCACTACAGCCTGTGGAGAGCTTCACAGCTGTACTAAATGGGAAATTGGTCAAGAACCTTTTGTCCAAGATGCTGAATCTACTGTCTGTGCCATACACCTGTCTCTTTCTCCTAACAGATGCTCCTTTTGTGATGCTATTTTGAGTGGGATCCAGGATCAGCTCTTGAACTTTCACCCTTGTTAAGGTTCGGGTGCCGTTCTCAAAAACTGTCTCATATGAAAGAGAATCCTCCAGCTCCGAAAGGCTGGGGGGTGGGAGTTCTTTCTGGCATTCGATGCCACACCCTCTGTTTACCACCATCTTGGCATCTGCTTCAAACGTGGGGCTAGTGAGATGGAAAGTCCTCACACTGACAACCTGGGGTATTTTTCTTATGTGCCACGTAAAATCCTCTTGCATTTCAGATCCATCAATGAGGGTCCATCCAGGGGTGAAAAGTATCAACCAAAATAACAGAGTTTCCATTTTGtcctttaaaatagaaaaaagagagagaagctttatagtgttttctttttacataGTATTTACCCATTTAATTTAGGCCTTGAGTCCTAAATGTACTCCAACACAAATAGTAGTCCGTTTTTTCTCCTTACTGAGATTAGATAAATGCTCTGCTAAGTAGATTCATACAGACTTCCAAAATCAGTAAGTTGTTTTTTCAGCCAGCTTTCCTTCCACCAGTCTCTGCCTCTAGATCCCCAGACAGCCCAGTGTCTGGGAGAGTACAGTGGGGTCCGCTGTTGCCTAAGCCATACTGTCTTCCTCCCTAGGTCTCCAGCCTTATTTTCAGATGATTTATAAATCGAGATAGGAGCAGATGTCCTGCAGTCTTTCCCTGTACTTAGCGCCTTAAAAACAGGCTCGTAAATTCCTTAACTCTAGAATGCACATGTCTAGAGTTCAAAAACACTCATTGGAGTACTGTGAATTTCCCTGAACCAGGATTTGCAGGCTTAGCTGATATGAATATGCAGTGCAAACCAACAGATAATGTTCTAAAAGCAGTAgagattttagaaataaataaatgagttcaTCTGCTGGTGACCTGCTTTGATTTTTACAAAGCTCTttgtcataaaaacaaaatttacattACAGGCCATTTCATGCTGAAGTAAGAAAAATGtagcatgttttttttaaaaaaaacaaacaaaataaagcaaaaccaaGTTGTGCTTGGAACCACCGTCTAAACCAAGCAATGTACAATAGTGCTTTATACtagaattttatatgaaaattacTTGTAAGAGTTTGTGAAGCATAGACTGTGGTTCTGGATTTTCCTCTTGGGGAACATAATCATAACACGATGTCATCCCTCTTCACCATGGGTCTTATCAGCTAAGAATAGCACTTTTGTGTTATTTAAATTCCTTAAAGTTGTCGGTACTTGATAAATTATACAATACCTCTTCTACATCTTCTtgccctcttttcctcttctctaggCTTGCTGGCCTGTAAATATATCAGTTTAGTAGAGCTGATAGAGCTGGTGTTTACCAACTATTGCTTGGGAGGTAAGTAGTGATAGCATTCTGTGGAGCAGTAGTTTGAACTTCTGTGTCCCTATTATTTGTGAGCTATGCTCCAGGTCATTTTAAACTAGTAGGTAAAATAACAAgacttagaaaattattttaacattgtATAAAGCAGAGACAAATCAAGGATGGATTATTCATACGATACCTTCGCTCTCAATGCTTTCTGATCAACGTTTTTGCCTGGAAGAAAAGGCTAATGAGAAATGCTAGCAGTGACCCATAGCCAGGGAACACCCACAGCGTGTGTGCACTGGCAGGAAAGGCAAAAGTCATTTATGAAAAGCATTGCATAAGGGCATCCCTTGATGCAACagactttatttttctgtgtaagAATGTAGAATCCATTAACAAACTAGCCACATTTTTGATAAACCAAAGATTTATACTCCCTATAAATTTTATCTATTGTTCTTAAACATTAGATATTCATCAAAACATAATTAATTTGAACCATCATACATTTGAAACTTGTAATAATCTTTATCATGACTTGGCATCAGCAAAATTATACAGAAGTTTTGcaatttccattttttcatctTACACATCTGCCAAGTAATGGTGATTCCAGTTAATATTAGATATCTATAGTGTTTACTAAATagcttgaaattattttattttggatatgggcCATTATTTTGTGGAAAGTGATGGATATTGTCAATAAATCAATGAAGAACAAACTTCATAAAAAATCTATACTCCTACATTATTTTCTAATCATTACTATGGTAAATTTTAGTTTATACAAAGCAGTAATTATATTGGTAATGGTTTTATTGAGATACTTGGTATTTTCTTTCCATACAATTTTCACAATCAGATATTTAATAGAATTAGAACAATTCAGAAACCTTTCTAATCCATTAAAATTGTATGTTTAACTGAGGGGTTATCAAGATGAAAAATTATGTCTTTCCCTAACAACaaaaagctgaaatcaaagaCATCTGCAACCTCTTAGattactaacaaaacaaaatagatgaCTATAAGATATACCCCTTTTCTTAGCAAAACTTCAGTCAAGGGAGTTTTTTGATGAAagatacatttgtgtgtgtgtgtgtgtgtgtgtgtgtgtgtggtgctggagattgaaaccAGAGTCTCCtgcatgttagacaagtgctctactactgagctatattcccagccctttttaattttattctgaaataggttctcactatgtatccaggctggtcttaaactaactcatgatcctcctgcctcagccccttgAGTTGCTGGGAGtatagcctgtaatcctagctgctcaggagacagatacCAGAAGAATTGTAGCTCAAAGCCAGTCAtagcaaatagtccacaagaccctatcttgaaaatatccaatacaaaacagggttggtgagTGGCTCAggagatagagtgcctgcttagcaagagggaagccttgagttccagccctagcactgccaaacagaaagaaagaaaagaaaggcaaatgtGAATGCAATTACTCAGTCCAAAGCAATGAATGGGCAGGTATGGATTTCCCGCTGAGTATGTGCTCAGGTACACATTCTCATAGCAGTTAAGAATGGTAGTTGagtctggagatgtagctcagtggcagagtgcctatcTGGCATGCTcaaagggcctgggttcaatccccagaaccaaacAAAAAGATTCTAAGAATGGTGGTTGAGAGCCCAAGCTTGTTTGCTCCGTAAAAGGATACATGAGACCAGTGATTCTCAGAGTGTAGTGTCAGAAGTAGCAGCTGCAGCAGCACTTGGGAACTTGTTTAAAATGCTAATTCTCACAACACACCCCAGACCTACTCTTAGAAGCTCTCTTGGAAAGGGGCTATCAGTGTTTTAACCAGCCTTCCAGATGGTTCCAACATGCAGTAACttttgagaaccactgcagcaGTCAAAGCTCTGGTGTAGCAGCTTGAGCTATGAAAGGCAGTCTTTCCAGGATGATTGCTTAACTGGGCTTCAAATAACATCTACTTCATCTTTGTATACAAAATAAATGTATTCTGACTCTGATCTTTTACTGTGTTGGCAACTGCTAATATCAAATGACTTGGCTCAGCATTTAATAAAGAACAAACATAACTTATTTGTATTTATGTAAGTGGTTTAATAtgtctttaaaaatcaaattcagtAGGCTGTGTGCAATGCCTCCAACATCCAATGCTCCGGCTCATGAATGGCATGGGCTTGCCAGTCCTGTTAGGAGCCCATCTCCAGTACACCACAGGAATAGAAGCATGCCACATCTGTCCTTGGGCATGGGAAGGACAGCGCTTTGTAATGTAACCTCCAAATCATAGTAATAAGAGGACATGGCTGTAGTTAGCCCATCTAATTTGGTCTATAATTTAAAACTGCACAAATGTCTAAGGGTACTTTCTTTTGGAAAATCTAAGTTTGCCTTGTGGCAAAATGTCAAGGTAAATGATAGCTCTTACTAATGGAGTAATCCACAGTTTGGCTCATCATCTAAAAAATACTAATTCAATCAGCCAAAGAGTCATGGTACCAATTGGTAAGGTCCTTTGTCTTCTCCCagcctccttcctttttcctgtctTCTATTATCATTGTGATTTTTACTATCGCTTTCCAGGTAGCTTGGATTTAGGGCTTCAAATTCTGATTTTGGATAATGAAAGTGAGGTTGCAGTCATTGCTCTCCAGTGTGAGTCAACATACTCATAGTTGATTGTAGGTTGGCTTCTGGAGACAAATGGAGCAGAAGGGAATTGGGGAGAAATCAAAATTTCTGTACATGCAGGTGAATTCCTACTGGAAGAATCAATGTAGCTGCGTATTTGTAGCTAGTCTACTAGTAGAAATGAGCACACATAACTGCTAGAGATGATTTACTATTCATTGTTTGTTTATGCTTTCTCAGAAATGTGGATTGCTGGTAGTGTTTAGAGTATTTGCCTATCTTTATCAGCATAATGGTTACAAGTCCAGATCAAGGAGTAAGAAGACTTGGACTCAGTTCTCATCTTTCTACTTATTAGACATATGAATTTGGGCATTTCAATGACTCTCTGAGTTtcactttcctcatctacaaagtgGGGATAATAGTAAGGCCTATCTTGTAATGGTATCgtagaaaaaaatgacacaatGCATGCAAAGAATTACCACTGAGCCCAGAGCACAGTAAACGGCCAATGCATGTGTTATTTCATAATTGCTATTCTACTTTAATGGATGAATTAATATCACTTTAAAGgtggggtgttttgttttgttttttgcttctttgttgtttatttttgcagtactggggataggacccagggcctcctgcatgctaagcaaacacttaactactgagctacatccccagccattgAAAGAGGTTTCTGAGCCAAAGTTAAAGGACATGTAGTTTCTAAAGAGTCAATTTTACAGTCAAATACTTTTATCTCAGGATAGTTTCCAACTCACTCTCAAATTcccttcttctttattttgttttatttgttcaagGACAGCCATTTCAGAGACTTCCCAAATAAATGCTTTTCTACTTACTTATTTCCATGAATATCTGAGGCTTTGtaatacatttttcttatcaCTTTAAACTTGTGTAATTAAATATTATCCAGCCACAAAATGCTTAAATTGCAttccttgtattttatttatagccTAGCTCTACATTAGGAATTCTAGTACTGCATCAGGCCCTCAGTCGAAAAAGAAGCAAAGCTAATGTTAAAGTAATTATTCTCAAGGAGCAatcaacaatgaaagaaaaaactaacTTTGTGAGTGAGTCTATGTAGAGTGCATAGAATTTTACCATGACAGGACATAGCTATACTGTAAGctagtgctctctctctctctctctctctctctccctctgtcaaaTTTATAGTTTAGTTTAGGTTGGGCAGGTAGATTAGATGGTTGCCcctatattaaatattaattttaatattaatattaacttCAAATTAATTCTTTCTCCTAGatatgaatgaaaatgacttgCCATCAGAGGATCTGCACTGACCTGCGTTTTCTTACAAGGTGACAGATTCAGTCTTACCTGTCCCCTTCTTTCTTCTGCTCCCTTGGGTGTACAGTGAGGTAGTTGTCCACACTCATGGATATAGCATGCTGCCATGGGACATACTTGTGCATTAACTCATCAAACATTTTTTTGGAGGGCTGGAGTGGGTTGGGAAACTATTCAGAAGATCAATGACCCTGTGGGGCCAACACCAACTTCTACCTTAACGTGTATGTTAGGACACACCAGTGGTTGCATAATCACTTTTCAAAATTTGGCTGTCATTTATGTAGCCATTCATAATTCCTAACTACCTGTCCCTCCCAACACCACTGTCTGCACTTACACAGACCTAAGTGTGACAACATGCACCCATCTCCCTACCCACCTTCCACTGGCTCATAAGGATTGGCATGCACCAGGGAGACATTGTGGCCTGGCCCAGACACTCTAAATAACTGAAGACAGACACAGTCAATGGTGTAGGCAAAAGGCcacaagaaggagaggaagagcatTACTAGTGGCAGTAAACAGTTTGAAGCAAGCATGTAAGAAACAAGTTATGTTTTGGAGAACCACTTGTAAACACATTCATAGTCACTTTCAGTTTTAGGGGGAGCAGATGCAAGGGGAACAGGTATTTTATACAATGTATTTCCTGGTCTGCTGGTGTCCCCCTTATTGAAAGTTAATCACTGACTACAGGCTTGCATGAAGCTATATTTATGTGAAAAGTACATGGGTCACAGTGATGTGAAAATGACAGGGTCAATGGCACAGTGAAGATGGAGTGTAGGGACTGGGGTATTTCCATGATTATGGAGACAGTGGACTTTAAAGCCAAGTCAACTTACACTTGGCACTTATTAGCAGCGTGGTTTTGTCATGGGTATCTAATCTCTCTAAacactttcttcatttgttttgtaatgataatattttaaaagtattttgagagaaacaaatattttacaaTGCCCAGAACACAGTAAGCATTAAGCAAATAGCGATTATTATTGTTGCTTTGACTACTAGGAATAAAGATTTTGAGAAGCCAGATGGAagggcacatgcttgtaatcccagcacttgggaggctgaggcgggagcaTGAAAAGTTGGAGTccactacatagtgagtttcaggcaagcctgggctacagagtgggAGCCTgcctttcaattttttaattaaaaaaattaaacttatatAGAAAGATGGGGACAGTGGCAGAGGGCCATGACCCAAGGAATATACATGGCCTCTAAAACTGTCAAAGGTAAGCAGACAGATTCTTTCCTAGAACTTCTTGAAGCTCTGTTCACCCACTTCTGGCCTCCAAATATGTCAGTAATGTTTGAAAGCAGCAATAGGAAATGAATGCATTAATTCAGGTGAAAAATCCATTTGCCATGgaagcttaaaaataaagaagtaatagGAAGTGATCTGagtggaaaaaatgtttttttcatgGGCcctaaacataaatgaaaaaaaattttaagcaaataatACAGACACTCAATTTTACACTTAAAAGCAGAGATTGTGATAAAACCTTATGTGGTATGGAGTAGCATTGctagagaaaaacaagaatttgaaCAGGGTGGACAAATTTGTTTGTTCCACAAATGCTTGCGAAGTGTTAACTAAGCTATGTGCCATTTTGAAGACTTCTCTGTCAGAATCTCTCTGCTATTCCTTCTTGGCCATTGAGTTGGACTGTGCATTTCTAGATCTCTTCCTGCTCTAAAGTAAACCATGAGTGGCTTGCAAGTAATTTACTCTTTAGTGGTCATTAAGCAGGCTCTCTTCCCTGTCCTGTAGAGCTGTCTACATTGCCACCGCTAGATGGCAAAGATAGCCTGCTGATGCAAATTTACCTGCTGCATTTAAATTGTCTGCATTCACTCAG is a window encoding:
- the Prss35 gene encoding inactive serine protease 35, whose translation is METLLFWLILFTPGWTLIDGSEMQEDFTWHIRKIPQVVSVRTFHLTSPTFEADAKMVVNRGCGIECQKELPPPSLSELEDSLSYETVFENGTRTLTRVKVQELILDPTQNSITKGASVRRKRQVYGTDSRFSILDKRFLTNFPFSTAVKLSTGCSGVLISPNHVLTAAHCVHDGKDYVKGSKKLRVGLLKMRNKGGRKKRRGPKRSRREANGGDQREGAKENVQERATGGRQRKESGRGQKVSEGRPSFQWTRVKNTHIPKGWAKGGSGDPGMDYDYAVLELKRAHKKKYMELGISPTVTKMPGGMIHFSGFDNDRDDQLVYRFCSVSDESNDLLYQYCDAESGSTGSGVYLRLKEPDKKNWKRKVIAVYSGHQWVDVHGVQKDYNVAVRITPLKYAQICLWIHGNDANCAYG